The Burkholderia cepacia ATCC 25416 genome includes a window with the following:
- a CDS encoding hydroxyquinol 1,2-dioxygenase, translating to MATLDTLDLSTGFAADLVRSTEADAVTGYRRFQLGEFAFQRDEYFVKISWPAKGRTRTHALPADAFLRAMMRDVAWGFFYGWVNFDHVFGTRNHYGKVDVYAGTFNGILKDAGVDYTETFETPTIMATFKAMLHDWTNEGFDPFAAPEETGTAFGRKHGDNGAAIERTRIATRRMPGLEGDSPLRDDLPVNRAFLDVAQDEPEVHVEPGFEGELHAFNLFKYLSRSDVTWNPSVTSVCGRSLFCPTTEEFILPVFHGNDRVEWFLQLSDEIVWDIGDKNTGAPRARVTMRAGDICAMPADIRHQGYSTKRSMLLVWENATPDLPQRYESGELAPYPIAF from the coding sequence ATGGCCACCCTCGACACCCTCGACCTTTCCACGGGCTTTGCCGCCGATCTGGTGCGATCGACCGAAGCCGATGCCGTCACCGGCTACCGCCGCTTCCAGCTCGGCGAATTCGCGTTCCAGCGCGACGAATACTTCGTGAAGATCAGCTGGCCCGCGAAAGGCCGGACCCGCACGCATGCGCTGCCGGCGGACGCGTTCCTGCGCGCGATGATGCGCGACGTGGCGTGGGGCTTCTTCTACGGCTGGGTGAATTTCGACCACGTGTTCGGCACGCGCAATCACTACGGCAAGGTGGACGTGTATGCGGGCACGTTCAACGGCATCCTGAAGGATGCCGGCGTCGACTACACCGAGACCTTCGAAACGCCCACGATCATGGCGACCTTCAAGGCGATGCTGCACGACTGGACGAACGAAGGCTTCGATCCGTTCGCGGCGCCCGAGGAAACGGGCACGGCGTTCGGGCGCAAGCACGGCGACAACGGCGCGGCGATCGAGCGCACGCGCATCGCGACGCGCCGCATGCCGGGCCTCGAGGGCGACTCGCCGCTGCGCGACGACCTGCCGGTCAACCGCGCGTTCCTCGACGTCGCGCAGGACGAACCGGAAGTGCATGTCGAGCCGGGCTTCGAAGGCGAACTGCACGCGTTCAACCTGTTCAAGTACCTGTCGCGCTCGGACGTCACGTGGAATCCGTCGGTCACGTCGGTCTGCGGGCGCAGCCTGTTCTGCCCGACCACCGAGGAATTCATCCTGCCGGTGTTCCATGGCAACGACCGCGTCGAATGGTTCCTGCAACTGTCCGACGAAATCGTGTGGGACATCGGCGACAAAAACACCGGCGCACCGCGCGCACGCGTCACGATGCGCGCCGGCGACATCTGCGCGATGCCCGCCGACATCCGGCATCAAGGCTATTCGACGAAGCGGTCGATGCTGCTCGTCTGGGAAAACGCGACGCCGGACCTGCCGCAACGCTACGAGAGCGGCGAGCTCGCGCCGTATCCGATCGCGTTCTGA
- a CDS encoding Rieske (2Fe-2S) protein, which yields MEARQLCRFSDVPDGGARVVDEACIGRPVIVVRRGGQVWAYVNRCPHFSVPLDFVPGSVSCYRSQVLMCAHHSALFRFDDGVCIDGPCSGSALEAVTVEVDSTAWIVHLGA from the coding sequence ATGGAAGCCCGACAACTCTGCCGTTTTTCCGATGTGCCCGACGGCGGCGCGCGGGTCGTCGACGAGGCCTGCATCGGACGTCCCGTGATCGTCGTGAGACGCGGCGGGCAGGTGTGGGCGTACGTGAATCGCTGCCCGCACTTCTCGGTGCCGCTCGATTTCGTCCCGGGCAGCGTTTCCTGTTACCGGTCGCAGGTGTTGATGTGCGCCCATCACAGCGCGCTGTTCCGGTTCGACGATGGCGTGTGTATCGACGGGCCTTGCTCGGGTTCGGCGCTGGAGGCCGTGACGGTCGAGGTGGATTCCACCGCGTGGATCGTCCATCTGGGCGCTTGA
- a CDS encoding maleylacetate reductase: MDRFVYQGTPSRVVFEWGALARLPDELSTLGARRALVLSTPEQRPLAERVEAILGERAAGICAQAVMHVPVEVAHAAREMAGELDADCCVAIGGGSTIGLGKAIALESVLPILAVPTTYAGSEMTPIFGLTEGRLKRTGRDARVLPRTVLYDPSLTVSLPPDISAASGINAMAHAVEALYAEDANPVISLMAEESIRALGDALPVIVRDPEHRAMRSRALYGAWLAGTCLGAVGMALHHKLCHTLGGTFNLPHAQTHAAMLPHTAHYNHAAAPDALRRVARALGGNDAAEAGPLLFALNARLGIAPALVDLGMPESGLDEAADLACRNPYANPRPIERAAIRALLQHAWEGRAPR, encoded by the coding sequence ATGGATCGCTTCGTCTATCAGGGCACGCCTTCCCGCGTGGTGTTCGAATGGGGTGCACTCGCGAGGCTGCCGGACGAGCTGTCGACGCTCGGTGCCCGCCGCGCGCTTGTCTTGTCCACGCCCGAGCAGCGGCCGCTCGCCGAGCGCGTGGAGGCGATCCTGGGCGAGCGTGCGGCCGGCATCTGTGCGCAGGCGGTCATGCACGTGCCGGTCGAGGTCGCGCATGCCGCCCGCGAGATGGCCGGCGAGCTGGACGCGGACTGCTGCGTCGCGATCGGCGGCGGCTCGACGATCGGGCTCGGCAAGGCCATTGCGCTCGAGTCGGTGTTGCCGATCCTGGCCGTGCCGACGACGTACGCCGGTTCGGAAATGACGCCGATCTTCGGGCTCACGGAAGGCCGGCTGAAGCGCACCGGGCGCGACGCGCGCGTGCTGCCGCGTACGGTGCTCTACGACCCGTCGCTGACGGTGTCGCTGCCGCCGGACATTTCCGCGGCGTCGGGCATCAATGCGATGGCGCACGCCGTCGAGGCGCTCTATGCGGAAGACGCGAACCCGGTGATCAGCCTGATGGCGGAAGAGTCGATCCGCGCGCTCGGTGACGCGTTGCCCGTGATCGTGCGCGATCCGGAACATCGCGCGATGCGCAGCCGCGCGTTGTACGGCGCGTGGCTCGCCGGAACCTGCCTGGGCGCCGTCGGCATGGCGCTGCACCACAAGCTGTGCCACACGCTCGGCGGCACCTTCAACCTGCCGCACGCGCAGACGCACGCGGCGATGCTGCCGCATACCGCGCACTACAACCATGCCGCCGCGCCCGATGCGCTGCGCCGCGTGGCGCGCGCATTGGGCGGGAACGATGCAGCCGAAGCCGGCCCGCTGCTGTTCGCGCTGAATGCGCGGCTCGGCATCGCACCGGCGCTCGTCGACCTCGGGATGCCGGAGAGCGGTCTCGACGAAGCGGCCGACCTCGCCTGTCGCAATCCGTATGCGAACCCGCGGCCGATCGAACGCGCGGCGATTCGCGCGCTGCTTCAGCACGCATGGGAAGGACGCGCGCCGCGGTGA
- a CDS encoding YciI family protein — translation MARFFAVFATDQPGMRDVRDRMRPIHRTYLRSADQHGVVVRLGGPTLDPHGDAMNGTLLVVEADDIHAVMQFVGNDPYVKEGLFSHVEVRPWDWSLGNPEQRV, via the coding sequence ATGGCGCGATTTTTTGCGGTGTTTGCGACGGACCAGCCGGGCATGCGCGACGTGCGCGACCGCATGCGGCCGATTCATCGAACCTACCTGCGCTCGGCCGACCAGCACGGCGTGGTCGTGCGGCTCGGCGGGCCGACGCTGGACCCGCACGGCGACGCGATGAACGGCACGCTGCTCGTCGTGGAGGCGGACGACATTCACGCGGTGATGCAGTTCGTCGGCAACGATCCGTACGTGAAGGAAGGGCTGTTTTCGCACGTCGAAGTGCGGCCGTGGGACTGGAGCCTCGGCAATCCCGAGCAGAGGGTGTGA
- a CDS encoding aldehyde dehydrogenase family protein, with the protein MQTQLFIDGRFVDAVDRGTIDVLNPHDGSVITKIAAADAADVDLAVEAAARAFPKWSALPAAERGRLLLRLADAIEANADELARLESLDTGHPIRDSRALDVPRTAACFRYFGGMADKLQGSVIPVETGFLNYVQRAPIGVVGQIVPWNFPLMFTSWKMGPALAAGNTVVLKPSEITPLSTLRIVELMAEVGFPAGVVNIVPGYGHTAGQRLAEHPGVGKIAFTGSTATGRRIVEASQGNLKRVQLELGGKGANLVFDDADLDAAINGAAWAIFHNQGQACIAGSRLVLHERIADEFLERFVALASSIRIGNPLDADTEMGPLTSKQHLDRVLSYVDVAREQGGRVLTGGSAPQDPALAGGYYVRPTVIEARSAADRVAQEEVFGPFVTVLRFGSDDEALAIANATEYGLGSGLWTKDLSRAHRMASRINAGMCWINCYKRVNPGSPFGGVGKSGYGREMGFEAMHDYTEARSVWVNVDGNVPPHFKR; encoded by the coding sequence ATGCAAACCCAACTCTTCATCGACGGGCGTTTCGTTGACGCCGTCGACCGCGGCACGATCGACGTGCTGAACCCGCACGACGGCTCCGTCATCACGAAGATCGCGGCAGCCGACGCGGCGGATGTCGATCTCGCCGTCGAAGCCGCCGCGCGCGCGTTTCCCAAATGGTCGGCCCTGCCGGCCGCCGAACGCGGCCGGTTGCTGCTGCGCCTCGCCGACGCAATCGAGGCCAACGCCGACGAACTGGCGCGGCTCGAATCGCTGGACACCGGCCACCCGATCCGCGATTCGCGTGCGCTCGACGTGCCGCGCACGGCGGCCTGCTTCCGCTACTTCGGCGGCATGGCCGACAAGCTGCAAGGCTCGGTGATTCCGGTCGAAACCGGCTTCCTGAACTACGTGCAGCGCGCGCCGATCGGCGTGGTCGGCCAGATCGTGCCGTGGAATTTTCCGCTGATGTTCACGAGCTGGAAGATGGGCCCGGCTCTCGCCGCCGGCAACACCGTCGTGCTCAAGCCGTCGGAAATCACGCCGCTGTCGACGTTGCGCATCGTCGAGCTGATGGCCGAGGTCGGGTTCCCCGCCGGTGTCGTCAATATCGTCCCCGGCTACGGGCATACGGCCGGCCAGCGGCTCGCCGAACATCCGGGGGTCGGCAAGATCGCGTTCACGGGGTCGACGGCCACCGGCCGCCGGATCGTCGAAGCGTCGCAGGGCAACCTGAAGCGCGTGCAGCTCGAACTGGGCGGCAAGGGCGCCAACCTCGTCTTCGACGATGCCGACCTCGACGCGGCCATCAACGGCGCCGCATGGGCGATTTTCCACAACCAGGGGCAGGCGTGCATCGCCGGTTCGCGTCTCGTGCTGCACGAACGCATCGCGGATGAATTCCTCGAGCGATTCGTCGCGCTCGCGTCGTCGATCCGCATCGGCAACCCGCTCGACGCCGATACCGAGATGGGGCCGCTGACCTCGAAGCAGCACCTCGATCGCGTGCTGTCGTACGTCGACGTCGCGCGCGAGCAGGGCGGTCGCGTGCTCACCGGCGGCAGCGCGCCGCAGGACCCGGCGCTCGCCGGCGGCTACTACGTGCGCCCGACGGTCATCGAAGCGAGGAGCGCGGCCGATCGCGTCGCGCAGGAGGAAGTGTTCGGCCCGTTCGTCACGGTGCTGCGCTTCGGCAGCGACGACGAAGCGCTGGCCATCGCCAACGCGACGGAATACGGGCTGGGCAGCGGCCTCTGGACGAAGGACCTCTCGCGCGCGCACCGGATGGCATCGCGGATCAACGCAGGCATGTGCTGGATCAACTGCTACAAGCGCGTCAACCCGGGCAGCCCGTTCGGCGGCGTCGGCAAGTCGGGTTATGGCCGCGAGATGGGCTTCGAGGCCATGCACGACTACACGGAAGCGCGATCGGTGTGGGTCAACGTCGACGGCAACGTGCCGCCGCACTTCAAGCGCTGA